CCATCTTAGCACTAGCAACCCAATGCAATGAACCATTTAGATATACACCTGGTTGATCTACATATCGAAGGAAATAAGGAAGTTGTTCATCAACCCCTCTCCAACAACTTGATTTCAAACTATAAACCTTTACATCAGAGCGAAAAGAACCTTTCTCAGAACCAGAAAACTGCACAATACGGACAACCTTATAATCATCATTGATAACATCATAACCAAAACCAAAACTAACATGGACAGGATTATCACCAATACCAAGAACTGGTAACTTCTTGTACTTTCCAGTAGAAGGGTTCCATAAAGCAATGTCATGCACAGTATttgatatcaacaacaacccattACAAGAACCAACAACCTTTGTATTATATTCACTAGACAACAAAGGGTTGGTCAATTCTTTAGGAGTAACAACTCTAGAGTTGAGAGAATCAAAGTGTAGAGAGTAAAAGCAACGCTTTCCATAGCCATAATAATCAACCTTtctcaagatcaagaaaaggTTAGAATTGGCTGTTTTGAGTTTGAGTGAATAATTGAGATGCAAATTAGCAAACTCAGGACTATCAATAAGAGTGAGCCAGGATTTAGATACGCACTTACAACGTAAGACAGATTTAACGGGTAATCGACAGAGGATTTCGGCAACAACATCCAATGGAAAGTCTGACATTGTTAGAGTAGGCAAGACTGAGTTTTGGA
The sequence above is drawn from the Lycium ferocissimum isolate CSIRO_LF1 unplaced genomic scaffold, AGI_CSIRO_Lferr_CH_V1 ctg3506, whole genome shotgun sequence genome and encodes:
- the LOC132044097 gene encoding F-box protein CPR1-like isoform X1; amino-acid sequence: MSDFPLDVVAEILCRLPVKSVLRCKCVSKSWLTLIDSPEFANLHLNYSLKLKTANSNLFLILRKVDYYGYGKRCFYSLHFDSLNSRVVTPKELTNPLLSSEYNTKVVGSCNGLLLISNTVHDIALWNPSTGKYKKLPVLGIGDNPVHVSFGFGYDVINDDYKVVRIVQFSGSEKGSFRSDVKVYSLKSSCWRGVDEQLPYFLRYVDQPGVYLNGSLHWVASAKMEIPANKLEPLIVAFDLGTEKWGLVPRHRYTDTGFIVNLVVLGGSLCVYKTYFVDSYDYSSGNVDLVLDHVDVWEMKEYGVKDSWTRVASLEQPDKQLGHTVVPLAYSENREEILVEQDNRRFLWTSIVGDSIKIVDTQNGTLRGFLHFNSYVYLGSLVKFGSNDDKSDLNKQYNQDKGGNRKARKKRGDDFLSKGFKLKL
- the LOC132044097 gene encoding F-box protein CPR1-like isoform X2, producing the protein MSDFPLDVVAEILCRLPVKSVLRCKCVSKSWLTLIDSPEFANLHLNYSLKLKTANSNLFLILRKVDYYGYGKRCFYSLHFDSLNSRVVTPKELTNPLLSSEYNTKVVGSCNGLLLISNTVHDIALWNPSTGKYKKLPVLGIGDNPVHVSFGFGYDVINDDYKVVRIVQFSGSEKGSFRSDVKVYSLKSSCWRGVDEQLPYFLRYVDQPGVYLNGSLHWVASAKMEIPANKLEPLIVAFDLGTEKWGLVPRHRYTDTGFIVNLVVLGGSLCVYKTYFVDSYDYSSGNVDLVLDHVDVWEMKEYGVKDSWTRVASLEQPDKQLGHTVVPLAYSENREEILVEQDNRRFLWTSIVGDSIKIVDTQNGTLRGFLHFNSYVYLGSLVKFGSNDDKSDLNKQYNQDKGGNRKARKKRMPF